The Streptomyces collinus DNA segment CGGTATCCAACTTCTCTGCCCCACAGGTGTGTTCATGTCCGGCTTGGGCACTTGAGCCGCACCACACACACCTGAGAAGGAGCTGGTTCGATGGGCAGGGCGGGAAACGGCAGGCGGGTCTGTGCCTTAGGTGTCGCCGGAGCCCTGGCGGGGACGGTGCTGGTCGGCTGCGGCGACGACGGCGACTCGGGCGACGGCGCGCAGGGCACCTCGGCGTCATCGAGCACGGGCGCCCGGGAGCAGGGCACGCAGGCGGTGCGGTCGGCCTACGACAGGACGGCCGAGGAGGACACCGCCAAGGTGAAGCTGCGGGTGCGTACCTCGGCCCAGGGCGCCTCGCAGACCGCGAACGGGCAGGGCGCGGTGGACCTGGACGACGGCGACAGCGTCATGACGCTCACGGTGCAGGGCCGGCAGATCGAGCAACGGGTGGTCGACCAGGTCCTCTACCAGAAGATGCCCAAGGGCCGGGCGCCCGGCGGCAAGCCCTGGATCAAGATCGATCTGGGGAAGGTCGCCGCACAGCAGGGCACCGGCGACCGGTCCATGAGCGATCCGGCACAGTCCGCGGCGTACGCCAAGGCGATCTCCGACAAGGACGTGACCAAGAAGGGCACGGCCACGGTCAACGGTGTGGAGACCACGCACTACCGCGTTTCCGTCGACGTCGCCGAGCTGCCCGACGGCGACACCCTGCGCAAGCAGGTCGGCCCGACCCTGCCGATGGACGTCTGGCTGGACGACGAGGGGCGGATGCGCCGTCAGCAGATCGACATGACCGTCACGTCCCCGGAGGCGGCGCAGCGGTCCTCCGCCGACGCCTCGTCCGCGCCCGGGAAGGTCACGGTGCGCACGGTCATGGACTTCACCGACTTCGGTACCGAGGTGGAGGCGGACGAGCCGCCGGCCGGGCAGGTCACCGACATGACCGGCAAGGCCCTGGAGCAGGGCGAGCGGCAGAGCTGACCGGGTCACCCCACCGCACGGCCGCGGAGGCGTCGTACGAGGTCGTCCGCGGCCTGCGGCCACTCGGGGTGCTCGAAGGCGAAGCCCGCTTCGAGCAGGCGGCCGGGGACGACACGGCGGCTCTTCAGCAGCAGTTCGGTGTCCGAGCGCAGGACGAACGCGCCGAGCTCCGCCATCCGGCGCGTCGCGGGCAGGCCCACGGGGATGCCCGACGCGGCCCGCAGGGCGCGCATGAAGGCGCGCTGCGGCAGGGGGCCCGGGGCGGCGAGGTTGACCGGGCCCTCGATGTCGTCCCGGGCGACGAGGAACTCGACCGCCCGGACGAAGTCCCGGTCGTGGATCCAGGACACGTACTGGGCGCCCCCTGCGACCGGGCCGCCGAGCCCCAGCCGGGCCAGCCTCAGCAGGACGTCGAAGACGCCTTTGCGGTCCGGGCTCATCACCATGGCGGCACGCAGGGCCACCTTCCGGGTGTGCGGGGTGTCCGCGCTCTCCAGCTCCCGCTCCCAGGCTTTGGCGATGTCGACGCTGTACCCCCAGTAGCCGGGGACATCGGGTTCGGTGCCGCCGACCACGCCGGTGGCCTCGTCGTTGGCCGCGTCGAAGCGGTGCGCGTAGACGGTCGCGGTGCTCATCTGCAGCCAGAGCCGGGGCGGTTTGCCCGCCGCGGCGACGGCCTCGCCCACGACCCGGGCGGAGTGGACCCGCGACTCCATCATCTGCCGGAGGTTGGCGGGCGTGTAGCGGCAGTTCACACTCCGGCCGGCCAGGTTGACCACTACATCACAGCCGTCGATCTCGGCCGCCCAGGGCCCCTGGGTCGCGCCGTCCCACTGCACTTCGCCGGGTCCGGCGGGGTGCCTGCTGAGCACCACGACGTCATGTCCGGCAGCGCTCAGCGCGCGCTTCAGGACCGTGCCGACCTGTCCGGTGCCGCCGGGCATCACGAACTTCATGAAGGTCTCCCCCTCGATGTGTGAGAACGACCCTAGCTCACATTTGAACGCGTTCAAAACCTTGGGGGAGGCAGTACTCAACCTGCGCAGATCGGCCATCGGGCAAGATGGGGCCCATGAGCGTAGTCAAGATCAACGTGCTGACCGTGCCCGCCGAGCAGCGGGAGACGCTGGAGAAGCGGTTCGCCTCCCGTGCGCACGCCGTGGAGAACTCCGACGGGTTCGAGTGGTTCGAGCTGCTCCGCCCGGTGGAGGGCACCGACACCTACCTCGTCTACACGCGCTGGCGTGACGAGGCGTCGTTCCAGGCCTGGATGGAGGGGCCCATGAAGTCCGCCCACCAGGGCGGCGGCGAGGGCGGCGAGCGGCCGAAGCCCGCGGCGAGCGGCTCGACGCTGTGGTCCTTCGAGGTGGTGCAGCAGGCCGGGCCGAAGGAGGCCTGACCGACGGCGCGACGTACGAGGTCCCCCATGCCGCGCGGATGGGGGACCTCAGCGTCTCGTGGGCGTCGTGCGGCGGCGCTCAGCTCCGGCGGGAACGCGTGGGCACGGCGGTGCGGCCGACCGCGGCCGCCAGTTTGCGCAGCCGGCGCCAGTCGAGCCGCGGGGGCGCCTCGGGTACTCCGGGCCGGTCGCGGGGCACCCGCACCCGCAGGGCACGGCGCGCGATGCGGCAGTGGACGGGGGCGGGCATGGTGAGCGCCTCGCCGTCCAGACCGACCTCCAGCTGCGGCTCGTCGGCGTCGACGACGACGCGCTGGGCGGTGAGCACGGTGAGCCCTTCCGGGCGCGGGGACAGCAGGAGTTCGGCCGCTTCCACGGCACTGTCCACGCGGACGGCGAGCACGCCCAGCCGCCCGGAGTTGAGCCGCTCACGGCGGCCGAACCCGAAGGGGTCGTCCATGCGGTAGGCGTTGTTGCTGACCAGGATCGCCTGCGGGTCGGCGACGACGGTGCCGTCGGCGGTGGCCGTCAGACGCGGACCGCTCTGCCGGGTGAGCAGTTCGGGCAGCCGCTCCAGGGCCGCGCCCACCTTGTCCTCGCGGTAGCCGGGGCTCTGGACGACGGCCCCGTACACGCCGAACGAGGCGTTGTTGACGAACGGCCGGTCGTCGGCGAACCCGAGGTCGACGCGGAGTTCGACGCCGTCGGTGAGGGCGTCGAGGCAGGTTGAGGGGTCGTCCCGGTCCAGCCCCAGGTCCATGGCGAAGTGGTTGCGTGTGCCGGCGGCGATGACGAGGAACGGCAGGCCGTGCTCCGCGGCGACGGCGGCGACCAGCGCCTGGGTGCCGTCGCCGCCCGCGACGCCCAGGAGGTCCGCTCCGTCGGCCACGGCGGCTCGGGCCAGGGCGGTGACGTCCTGGTGCTGGTCCGGGTCGAGCAGGACGACCCGGGCGCCGAGCGACTCGGCCTTCTCCTGGAGGTTGAACTTCCCGACCTTGCCGCCGCCGGAGCGCGGGTTGAGCAGCAGGAAGGGGCGCAGCGGCGGCGGCGTGCGGTACTCCTTGACCCGCACGGACCGCAGGCCCGTGCTGCGCAGGGCGTAGCGACCGCTCCAGACCGCCCCGCACCACAGGAGCAGGGACAGGACGACGACCCACAGCAGGTTCGCCGCGGCGAAGGCCGTGATGAGGCCTGCGGGCGCGACGACGGCCAGCGCGGCCGACGCGATGCGGACCGCTCCCCGCCGGGACAGCACCCACCAGAGCGCGGCCGCGGTCAGGGCGAGTCCCGCGAGGCCCGCCACGAGCAGGAGCAGCCCTCGCAGACCTCCGGAGACGAGCGGCAGCAGGGCCGCCAGGGCGGCCGCGGCCAGGGCGCCCCTGGCCGCCCATCTCTGCCGGCGGTGAAACCGCTCGTCCATCGCCGATCCCATCTCGTCCCTCCGCTCGAAGGCCGGCGCGGGCGGATGCCCGAGACCGCACCCGGCCGTGACCATCGTGCCCGCCGACGCGTCGGCTGCGCCACTGCCGTCCTGGACGGCTCCCCCGCCGCGGACCGCGTCAGACGCGAAGATCCATCGGGGCGGAGCCACCGGTAGCGTACGCGGCATCGTGGGCCCGGTTCCGCGCGCCGGGGGCGTGGCCTCGGCATCGGCAACCGCAACTCGGTGGCGTGCGGCGTGAAGATCAGGAAGGCTCACGCTCATGGTCTCGGTAGTGCAGAACGTGGCGATCGACTGTGTGGATGCCTACGGGCTGGCCCGCTTCTGGAGCAGGGTGACCGGCCGTCCGCTGCATCCGGAGGACAGACCGGGTGACCGGGAGACCCAGGTGGTGCTCGCGGAGGGGCCGGTCCTGCACTTCAACCAGGTCCCCGAGGCCAAGACGGTCAAGAACCGGATCCATCTGTGCCTGCGCCCCGAGACCTCGCGTGAGCAGGAGGTGGACCGGCTGCTGAACCTCGGTGCCACCTTCGTCGCCGATCACCGGAACCCGGACGGTACGGGCTGGGCGATCCTCGCCGATCCCGAGGGCAACGAGTTCTGCGTCCTGCGCAGCGAGTCCGACCGCGCCGCCGGGAACGCCTGACCGCCCGGCCGGAGAAACCCCCGGCCGGTGATGGAGGCCGGCGGGTAAGCTCCCCTGCTGATCATCGGCCGACACGAACAACAGGGGGGCTCCGTGCGGGCCATGGCCACCGTGACGACGACCGCGCTCTGCCTGCTGGCGAGCACGGCCCTGGCCGGCTGCGGAGCCGGCGGCACCGGCGAGGACAGATCCGCCGGCGACCTCCTCGACGAGGCCAACGCGACGATGCGGAAGCTGAGTTCCGTCACCGTCGACATCACCAACCGCACCACGAGCGGCGGCACGGTCACCAGCCACCTCGTGACGGACCTGGACGGCCGGTGCAGGTCCAGGACCACCTGGTCCGGCGGCGGCGTCCTGGAACAGATCCGGCTGGGCACCACCGACTACGTCCGCCCGGACCGGGCCTACTTGCAGAAGTGGAAGAAGAAGCCGGGCGTCACCGGCGAGCAGAAGCTGTGGGTGAGAACGCCCGTGGACCCGGACTCCCCGGGCGGCGACGGGCTCACCTCCTGCGAACGGCCCTTCGACTCGTTCGGTACGGCGAAGAAGGGCGGCTCCACCCGGGTCGGAGACACCAGGGCCGTCGAGATCATCGTGACCGACAAGGCGGACAAGGAAGGCACGTACATCTTCTCCATCGCCCAGGAAGGCGAGCCGTACCTGCTGAAGACGGTGTACAAGAGCGCCGCGCAGCGCACCACCACGTCGTTCAGCGGTTTCGACGAGCCGCTGCACCTGCGGGCGCCGAAGCCGGGCGAGGTACTGGGCGCCGGGGGCTGAACACCCGCGGGACGGCAGCGCTTTCCGTTGGAATCCGGGCGGCACCCGCCCGAGTGGGACGAATCGTTACACCAGGGCTTGACGGGGCGGAGCCGGGCTCGGCCTACTGGAAGGCGCAGCCGGCCGAGTCGGGGGTCTGATGGTGCGGCGACGTTGGGCAGCGGCGGTGGGTCTGGTGGCCTGCCTGCTGATGCTGCTGCACCCCCTCACCCCCGGGCTCGCGGACGAGGCGCGCTCGGCACTGCCGGTCACGTCGGCGGCGGGCGCGACGGAGCCTGGCGCGGCTCCGGGTGCCGGGGCCGAAGGGGCCGAGGAGCCCTGTCCGTGTGAGGAGGTGCCGCCCGGGCGGCAGCTCGCGGCACGGACGCCGCGGGCCGCGGGGGCGAGCGGAATGAGCCCGGTGGTGGCCGGGACGGCCGTGCCGGGCGGGAGTGGTGCGCACCTGCGTGCGGCGGGAACGCCTCCGTGTCCGGTGGCGGTCGGATCCGCCCCGAGCACCGCCCGGTTGCAGACGTTCCGCTGCTGAGTGACGGCAGTACCGACCAGGGCCTGCGCCGTGCGGCCCGAGTACTGCCTGGTGCCGGTACGCGGTGATGTGCAGGCCTTCGTGTGTCCCCATGCCGATGACACAGGAGGCAGAGTTGCCTGGAAAGCGCGTTCTCGTTCTGCGGCCGGACGAACTCGGCCCCAGCGACCAGAAGATGTGGCGGGAGATCCGGACGGAGTCCGGCGCCCCGGCGAATCCCTTTCTCGACCCCCTGTTCACCGTTGCGGTGGGGCGGGTCAGGCCGGGTGCCCGAGTGGCGGTACTGCAGGACGACGGCTCCCCGGTGGGGTTCTTCCCGTACGAAGCCGGGGTGCTGGGGCGGGGCCGGGCCATCGGGCTGGGGGTGTCCGACAGTCAGGGGGCCGTGCTGCGCCCCGGCGTACGGCTGGACGCCCGCCGGCTGTTACGGGTCTGCGGGCTGGCGTCCTGGGAGTTCGACAACCTCGAAGCCGGTCAGGAGGCGTTCGCGGCGCACGCGGTCGAGGAGCTCGACTCCCCGGTCGTCGACATCGGCGACGGTTTCGAGGCGTACGCGCGCCGGCTGCGGGCGCAGTCGCCGGGTTTCCTCAGACAGACCCTGGCCAAGGAGCGCAAGCTCGCCCGGCAGGTCGGCGAGGTGCGCTTCGTGTACGACGCCCGGGACCCCGGCGCGCTGCGGGCTCTGATGGAGTGGAAGTCGGCGCAGTACCGGCGGACCGGCCGGCAGGACCGGTTCGCCCAGGAGTGGATCACCCGGCTGGTGGCGCTGCTCGGGAGGAGCGAGGACCCGGAGTGCCGCGGGGTGCTGTCCGTGCTGTACGCCGCGGACCGGCCCGTGGCCGCGCACTTCGGGCTGCGGTCGCGCACGGTGCTGTCCTGGTGGTTCCCTGCCTACGACCGCGCGTACGCCAAGTACTCCCCCGGCCTCGTGCTGCAGTTGAGGCTGCTGGAGGCCGCGGCTGCCGACGGCGTCGAGATGCTTGATCTGGGAAGCGGTCCGGCCCGGTACAAGGA contains these protein-coding regions:
- a CDS encoding DUF1731 domain-containing protein, whose translation is MKFVMPGGTGQVGTVLKRALSAAGHDVVVLSRHPAGPGEVQWDGATQGPWAAEIDGCDVVVNLAGRSVNCRYTPANLRQMMESRVHSARVVGEAVAAAGKPPRLWLQMSTATVYAHRFDAANDEATGVVGGTEPDVPGYWGYSVDIAKAWERELESADTPHTRKVALRAAMVMSPDRKGVFDVLLRLARLGLGGPVAGGAQYVSWIHDRDFVRAVEFLVARDDIEGPVNLAAPGPLPQRAFMRALRAASGIPVGLPATRRMAELGAFVLRSDTELLLKSRRVVPGRLLEAGFAFEHPEWPQAADDLVRRLRGRAVG
- a CDS encoding antibiotic biosynthesis monooxygenase family protein — encoded protein: MSVVKINVLTVPAEQRETLEKRFASRAHAVENSDGFEWFELLRPVEGTDTYLVYTRWRDEASFQAWMEGPMKSAHQGGGEGGERPKPAASGSTLWSFEVVQQAGPKEA
- a CDS encoding diacylglycerol/lipid kinase family protein, encoding MGSAMDERFHRRQRWAARGALAAAALAALLPLVSGGLRGLLLLVAGLAGLALTAAALWWVLSRRGAVRIASAALAVVAPAGLITAFAAANLLWVVVLSLLLWCGAVWSGRYALRSTGLRSVRVKEYRTPPPLRPFLLLNPRSGGGKVGKFNLQEKAESLGARVVLLDPDQHQDVTALARAAVADGADLLGVAGGDGTQALVAAVAAEHGLPFLVIAAGTRNHFAMDLGLDRDDPSTCLDALTDGVELRVDLGFADDRPFVNNASFGVYGAVVQSPGYREDKVGAALERLPELLTRQSGPRLTATADGTVVADPQAILVSNNAYRMDDPFGFGRRERLNSGRLGVLAVRVDSAVEAAELLLSPRPEGLTVLTAQRVVVDADEPQLEVGLDGEALTMPAPVHCRIARRALRVRVPRDRPGVPEAPPRLDWRRLRKLAAAVGRTAVPTRSRRS
- a CDS encoding VOC family protein, whose amino-acid sequence is MVSVVQNVAIDCVDAYGLARFWSRVTGRPLHPEDRPGDRETQVVLAEGPVLHFNQVPEAKTVKNRIHLCLRPETSREQEVDRLLNLGATFVADHRNPDGTGWAILADPEGNEFCVLRSESDRAAGNA
- a CDS encoding GNAT family N-acetyltransferase; this encodes MTQEAELPGKRVLVLRPDELGPSDQKMWREIRTESGAPANPFLDPLFTVAVGRVRPGARVAVLQDDGSPVGFFPYEAGVLGRGRAIGLGVSDSQGAVLRPGVRLDARRLLRVCGLASWEFDNLEAGQEAFAAHAVEELDSPVVDIGDGFEAYARRLRAQSPGFLRQTLAKERKLARQVGEVRFVYDARDPGALRALMEWKSAQYRRTGRQDRFAQEWITRLVALLGRSEDPECRGVLSVLYAADRPVAAHFGLRSRTVLSWWFPAYDRAYAKYSPGLVLQLRLLEAAAADGVEMLDLGSGPARYKESLKTRDLRVYEGAVVRAVPGGAVHWLGREPARAARRFVRNRPGLAAAAARTLEEVGRLRGG